In Lentilitoribacter sp. Alg239-R112, the following proteins share a genomic window:
- the cobT gene encoding nicotinate-nucleotide--dimethylbenzimidazole phosphoribosyltransferase, translating into MSASGLPFDDFRELVRNLPGPNSQAVDNARTRDGQLTKPPGALGRLEEIALWLAAWTGRPPAVTRPLVAIFAGNHGVVDQGVSPFPQSVTAQMVENFAAGGAAINQICVTHDLGLKIFDLALEHPTADFTKEAALDEQACAATMAFGMEAIAGGTDLLCIGEMGIGNTTVASAIYLALYGGTAEEWVGPGTGAQGEVLQQKIEAVEKAVDLHKAHLNDPFEILRRLGGREIAAMAGAILAARMECIPVIIDGFVATAAAAVLHAANPKALDHCLVGHVSAEPGHIRVLENIGKTPLLALGMRLGEGTGAALAAGIVKAAAQCHSGMATFDQAGVSDKA; encoded by the coding sequence ATGTCTGCAAGTGGTTTGCCTTTTGACGATTTCCGCGAATTAGTACGTAATTTACCGGGGCCCAATTCTCAAGCTGTTGATAATGCGCGAACGCGCGATGGCCAGCTAACCAAGCCGCCAGGTGCATTAGGACGTCTTGAAGAAATCGCACTTTGGCTTGCTGCTTGGACAGGTAGACCGCCCGCCGTTACACGTCCTCTCGTTGCTATATTTGCTGGTAATCACGGTGTGGTGGATCAAGGTGTATCGCCTTTCCCTCAATCTGTGACGGCGCAGATGGTCGAAAATTTTGCTGCGGGAGGTGCTGCAATAAATCAGATTTGTGTTACTCATGATCTTGGTCTTAAGATTTTTGATTTAGCATTGGAGCATCCTACAGCTGATTTCACAAAAGAAGCAGCCTTGGATGAGCAGGCATGCGCGGCAACCATGGCCTTCGGCATGGAGGCTATCGCAGGCGGGACCGATCTGCTTTGTATTGGCGAAATGGGTATTGGCAATACAACTGTGGCATCGGCTATTTACCTGGCTCTATATGGCGGAACAGCCGAGGAATGGGTGGGTCCGGGAACTGGCGCACAAGGTGAGGTTCTTCAACAAAAAATTGAGGCTGTCGAGAAGGCTGTTGATTTGCATAAAGCTCATTTGAACGACCCGTTTGAAATTTTAAGACGATTAGGTGGTCGCGAGATTGCAGCGATGGCTGGCGCAATATTAGCAGCGCGTATGGAATGTATTCCGGTTATCATTGATGGATTCGTTGCAACAGCTGCTGCGGCAGTTCTACATGCTGCGAACCCCAAAGCGCTCGATCATTGTTTGGTTGGACATGTATCTGCGGAACCGGGGCATATTAGGGTTTTGGAGAATATTGGTAAAACACCGTTACTTGCATTGGGTATGCGGTTAGGTGAGGGGACGGGCGCTGCACTTGCCGCTGGAATTGTTAAGGCAGCCGCGCAATGCCATTCTGGAATGGCAACCTTTGATCAAGCTGGTGTAAGCGATAAAGCGTAG
- the cobS gene encoding adenosylcobinamide-GDP ribazoletransferase, whose amino-acid sequence MENYLQRLARSIGFLSRYPVPTRYFHGDDGSLGETSGMFALSGVIIALPIACIAALLSKFGTNEMLIAVLVLAMQTFITGALHEDGLSDCVDGFWGGRNKEHILEIMRDSRLGAYGTLALIFSILLKFVALSTIIDQVGAVQLFILIPAISGISRAVMVWHWRSLPPARQDGVAKQVGIPTQRSFNENMIASIMLIALPLIFGYNILNIVIAIPLTISCVYLFTKLADKKINGHTGDTIGATQQISEAALLFGFASLA is encoded by the coding sequence ATGGAAAACTACTTACAAAGATTAGCGCGTTCGATAGGCTTCTTAAGTCGCTATCCAGTTCCAACACGCTATTTCCATGGCGACGATGGAAGTCTGGGCGAAACATCAGGTATGTTCGCACTTTCTGGTGTAATTATTGCATTACCAATCGCTTGCATAGCAGCACTACTTAGTAAATTCGGAACCAATGAAATGCTCATCGCGGTTTTGGTGCTTGCAATGCAAACATTCATAACAGGCGCCCTACATGAAGATGGGTTATCTGATTGTGTAGATGGTTTTTGGGGTGGTCGAAACAAAGAACATATTCTTGAAATTATGCGCGATTCCAGACTTGGTGCATACGGTACTTTGGCTCTGATCTTTTCAATCTTACTAAAGTTTGTTGCACTTAGCACTATCATAGATCAAGTAGGCGCCGTTCAACTCTTTATCTTGATCCCCGCAATATCCGGTATTAGTCGCGCAGTTATGGTTTGGCATTGGCGATCGCTGCCCCCAGCTCGCCAGGATGGAGTTGCAAAACAAGTTGGGATACCAACCCAACGATCGTTTAATGAAAACATGATAGCGTCTATCATGCTAATCGCATTGCCGCTCATATTCGGCTACAATATTTTAAACATTGTAATTGCAATCCCGCTTACTATCTCATGCGTGTACCTATTCACCAAGTTGGCAGATAAAAAAATCAATGGACACACAGGCGATACAATTGGCGCAACCCAACAAATCAGCGAAGCAGCGTTATTATTTGGTTTTGCATCATTGGCTTAG
- a CDS encoding DUF1289 domain-containing protein: MSNIQSPCTLVCSIDLKTGYCFGCGRTGDEITKWVDYTPQQRTEIMGVLSARLEEIDRKPRRVTRRQQIKRNKEA; encoded by the coding sequence ATGAGCAATATACAATCTCCATGCACGCTGGTTTGTTCAATCGATCTAAAAACAGGTTACTGTTTTGGCTGTGGGCGCACGGGCGATGAGATTACAAAGTGGGTGGATTATACACCACAACAACGTACTGAGATCATGGGTGTATTGAGCGCTCGACTGGAAGAAATCGACAGAAAGCCTCGACGCGTGACACGACGACAACAAATAAAACGTAATAAAGAAGCATAA